One region of Miscanthus floridulus cultivar M001 chromosome 19, ASM1932011v1, whole genome shotgun sequence genomic DNA includes:
- the LOC136527196 gene encoding cypmaclein-like translates to MTKQHQQQLLLLSLMFLVAVAAAAVAADPQQVQQQQQQPQMRMSSMARSLLQPPKPDCPSSCSVRCGNNWKNEMCNKMCNVCCNKCSCVPPGTGQDTRYLCPCYDTMVNPHTGKLKCP, encoded by the exons ATGACGAagcagcatcagcagcagctcctcctcctTTCTCTCATGTTTCTCGTTGCTGTCGCAGCAGCCGCTGTTGCTGCCGATCCACAGCAG gtgcagcaacagcagcagcaaccaCAGATGAGGATGAGCAGCATGGCCAGATCCCTGCTTCAGCCGCCAAAACCAG ACTGCCCGTCCAGCTGCTCCGTTCGCTGCGGCAACAACTGGAAGAACGAGATGTGCAACAAGATGTGCAACGTCTGCTGCAACAAGTGCAGCTGCGTGCCGCCGGGGACCGGCCAGGACACCCGCTACCTCTGCCCCTGCTACGACACCATGGTCAATCCACACACCGGCAAGCTCAAGTGCCCCTAG